TTGGTTTTGTTCCTTCCGGCCCAACGAAGTTGGCAAGATTGGCTGTAATGGCGGTGGGATGCCGTAGTCCGACGAGGGTGGCAGGCACCTGTAAGCACTCCAACATTCAACTCAGTGAAAGTTCAAAATAGCAAAATATGGGTAAGGTTTGGAAAGAATGTATCTTGACTTGTGATCAGGCTATAATTTATATAGAGATGAAGGCGCTTTGCGTGTCGCTGGCCATCATGAGAGGATAGAGAGTTGAAATGCATGCGCAGTAGTGATAGGAATCATCTTCGAGGATCTCGGATTCGATGAAGATTATGAGCTAATGATGACCAGGGCACGAGTTACTCGAAGTTGATAAGATCTGTTATTGGCGCAAGGATCTTAGCTTATATGAAAAGACCATCCAAGTTTCTTGGGTTGAATTCTAGTTAAGAGGCAGGGCTTGGTAGCAAGTTGTGGACCTCGCGGCCCAATAGATCAATACGGTCCAAGTATGATTCAATTAaagtttttgaatttagtgtTATAAAATGGTATGAGAATAGGGAAGTCTAAAAATTAGTATTGTGTCGATTAATTAGAGAGCGAGAACTCATTAAAGAAACATTAGGGGTCAGTCGTCATTTCTCTctttcaaaatttcttttttatatatataaaaaagcaTAATTATTTGTCTTGTCGATAATTTCCATATAGTTATCAGAAAGTAAAagagaatatttaattaaagaataatgttatttgtacaaaaatagttttacagGTTAGTTTACAGAATGatattctcttctcttctatcctctcatctttctctctctctctctctctttctccattttcccctTCAGGACTGCCTCTCGCAGCCTTCATCTCGCTGCTGCCTCTGTCTCGCTGCCACTGACTCGCACTCGTAGCTCGTCGCCCGCCATTGCCTTGCCTGGTCAATGCTTCGCCTCTCGCCTGACCGACCGCCGCCGCCGGCTACATCCTCGTTTGGCTGCCTTGCCTCTCAAGGCGACAGTCGACTAGGCGAGAGGTAAGCGATGGGCATTGACCAGGCGAGGCAAGCTGCGATAGGCAGTGCTGAAATGAAAGGAGATGAGAgaagaggggagagagaggataGAAAAGGGTAAAATAGTCATTGAGATAAAAGAGAGGGGGACAAAGTTGTCTTTTCAACTTACCTATAAACCACCTGTAAGTGgccttctgtacaaatagcatgatcCTTAATTAAAACACGTGAATCCTTTTATGTTGTTTCCATCTATTAGTGCTTactagcaatttttttttaagaaaacgGAATCTAATATTTCCATAACTCTTTTTTGATTAGATGTTCTATTTTTGGTATTGAACAATAGATTATATCAAACAATAAAATTTTGGTCTAATAACGAGACAAAGATcttaaaaattgagattttaagaTTACAtcatactataaatatataaaaaatttaaaaaaaatcataaatcacaTATGATATTGTTGATCTCGCCCTAGCATAAGTTGTTGACACTTTGCAGTTTTTTCTGTTAATATACTCTTtcttatagaaaaaataattcatcacagttttgaaaaaccatgtttcattttttttttcattatttaacaaaatttctagttttatatttttgtaaataatttttgaagaacTAAAATTACTTTTCACGATTAAGTGTATCCAAAACACCCCTTTCGATATTAGGCTCGAGTTTCGTTGGacataaatttcttttaaaatttttctttcaacattttgTTTGTAATTGATTTGTATTATTATATCGTAGgagttatattttattcttaaatttaattatatttttcaaatttacatTGTactcttaattaaaaaaaaaatcctctctTCAACATGATGGAAGTTTGGAAGGACACACTTTCTTAGAGATGGGGATTTGTTATCAACCACTAAGGAGGAGCGTTTGGTATGAgagaaatttttagatttatagAATTCAtgattttttagaatattttgagaaattttttattttcatgatttatgtaattctatattttgttagatttaaacatttttagaaATGATGGGCATTCTTTTTTGagaatcttatatttttatatttggtttaaatgcaacatttctgaaaatcaatttttttttttcaaaattacccttatttgattttttgtttaaaaatgataaattctctctaatatataaaatattgggatcCACAACCTTTTAGGAAGTCAAAAAAAGTCAtgtttttacacattatgtagatatgtgtgtgtatatacacacacatatataatatatatgtttgtaaaaAGAAAGTTATGGCAAAGATAATCGTAAAAGGGATATAGGATTCTAAGAGGGTAATTGgtgttttaaactttttatttgttaaaaacttttCTAAATGTATGGGAATCCAAGATTCACAATTCTCTaaaaatctttttgtgggaaagttgattaaaaataaattttaaaaatattattttctaagaattttttttaaaaaggttgTACCAAATATGAGAGGAATCTAAAAACTTCTCATGTACCAATTGTCCCCTAATTGTGTCTAATGACTCTTTAATTTccaaagcaaaaaaataaataaaacatgctAGGCTAACTTTTTAAATCCAAATctaataagaattaattaaataaatacctATTTGATAGCAcacattttttatagaaaatatctaatcatgtgtaattattatacatatttctataaaaataattaaacactcTTAACTGTTCTATGAAAAAGTTATCAATGGTATaagcatttaaagtttctttccaTAGAGTTCATTTTCCAAGGGAGTGgagttgttttttattttctaggcaatcattacctagaatttattCTAGGTAAAAATCGCCCAACCCCCTTAGAAAATGATTTTATagaaagaaactttaaatgcttgtaccaagATAACTTTTCTATAAAAAAGTTAAGGGTGTTTAATtatttccatagaaaatatgtgtaataattacacatgattagacattttctatgaaaaatgtgtgTTATCAAATAGGCCCTTagtgttatttttcattaaagcaatgtcttctattttattttattttatttaaaaaattataaataattatccaaaattaattgttgataaAATTTGAATGTGCTGATCTCTacgattataataaatttataaatacttttatcactatacaatttaaattttattttaaaaataaaaaattaaaatacaattgtcaaatattatcaaataagtaattatttaaaatcttttaattttaaatttttattaatagtcaaaaataaaaataatatttcttaacatttaatttgATAGGGCaaaatttttcaatctccataaataaaatattaataatctcCTAGACCCATTAACGGATCGttacaatataaaatatattggGACCCATAACTTTTTAGGAAgtcaaaaaatgtcatttttttacacattatatatatatgtgtgtgtatatataaacacacatatatacatatatataatatatatacataatatatatgtttatatgaagaaaattatTGCAAAGATAATCGTAAAAGGGTTATAGAGTTCTAAGAAGGTAATGAGTGTTTTagactttttatttgttaaaaacttttCCAAGTCTATGGGAATCCAAGATTCTCAACCcctctaaaaatatttttgtgggaaaagttgattaaaaataaattttgaaaatattattttcttgagattcttttttaaaaaagttgtATCAAATATGAAAATGTAGATTTTCAAcataacatttctaataatttaaaaatttctccaGTACCAATCTCTCCCTAATTGTGTTTAGTGACTCTTTAATTTtcaaagcaaaaaaataaataaaacatgctaggttaactttttaaattcaaatctaataagaattaattaaggAAATACATCATTTagtgttatttttcattaaagtaatgccttttattttattttatttaaaaaattataaataattatacaaaattaattgttgataaAATTTGAACGCAGGTGATCTCtactattataataaatttataaatacttTTATCACTATATGTGATGATCTGGAAATTTCTTCGATTTTCAATTATAAATCACTAATAATCATACATCACCCCACAACAGCGGAAGTTAGATAAATACGAAATAAACTACTCAGGGGCTTAATCatacattacaacataataATCAGATAAACCAAACAAGCCACACTATTCGTGCCCTTGATCACAACTCGCACCTCACGAATCTTCTTAGTCGGGATTGTCTTGTACACACAGTTATCTGCAACTGACACGCTAAATAGTCTAGCCATTGCTTCAGCTCCTACATTTGGAATGATGAtaaaaacaagatgagccacaaaggctcagcaagtataataaaaaaatggagGTAAGGCTAGGCACATATCTCCCATACCAGAACACATCCCACTATTAACAAGTAATAGACCAAAACAAGAAATAATCATACTCGACATATGCCTCGCTAGACAAAGTTAATCCAGAATAAACCACAATCGAGTACACCTCACTACATAACATTAACAAGCTGGGAATACACTCCTTTTCCAGAATACACCTGCATCAAGAGCAATGCAGCATATGAACATGTCATGCCATACCGTGCAACATAAAAACTAGTACTccatataaataaaacaaaacacataACAGTCCTTGGGACCCACATAGAAAATGCACATCTTGACACTCAAGTTCcagcatacaaacctgccacagccatgaactggctggcATAAAGCCCATGAGCCTGAGGCTCTCACAACACGATCCACACGAGCTCGAAGCTCTCGTCATAGTCACATATTGGAGTCCCCATGTCATAGCTATCTAGAGCCCAGCTCATACTCATAGCTATCGAgagtcaactccataccacaaaCCACAATCATATATATACCAAATCAAACAATAACCACGCAATGCAacagataataaatgcaatggctcttgcaacattaacgtgatgacaaagcccccataagtcAAGCATCAAGTCATGCTACACCTATATAAGAACCCACACaggcaaaatgctctaaatgcacatgctcGCCTATTGTACCCAAATTGACACTTAACAGGCTAACTGGGTTATGCCAATGAGCACACTTTCccgtacatacaaagcatgacccatAATGAATGTAAGCCCAATCCCGTGCACTGTAATGTCACGCAATATGTCACATAATAACAGAGTTAGTCAACAGTGACTAAGTACTGGTTAACaatctatgactaggaacaaccAGTTGACAACCGCCTTGACTCGATGACAATTCGCTCTAGTGTCACTAAATAGTCAATACGTTACCTCATTGGATGATAGCTCACGCCGCTTGTTAATACCATTCACGCCCATATGGAACCACAATCGCATCATGATACACATGACACCAGTAGTGGGTGTCTAGTGACACCAACTTGCCCGACCCGTCTATAGTCTATCGTAACAGCTAATAATTGACGCTCATACTTCCAGTCATCAATTGTTATGACCCAACGATCGATAGTCAGTAACTGTATATCCCACACCCTATGACTCACACAAGTAAAACCCCAAGACTCCCAGTTAGAATAACTCACCCCAAAGGGTACCCACAACTACAATTAACTCATTAAGAACCTAGTCCAAActaggttcggcatcattcccgaGAAAGTAGGGGCAATACAATACCCTGTAAACACTTAAAGAAATTAAACCCCAGAAGTCACCtacttaatttaataaaattcgcataataattaactataacattcacaattaatttctataagTAAATCGGGTTGAGGGAGAACATAGAATTCATAAATCCAATGTGAATCACAAAGGGAGTAAAGAGTTTGCCTTAAATTAACTGATTACAATATTTATACCCCCACATACagctaaattaatacacgctgtaaaatagttaaattcaaccaaaattaataaaattacaccttaaataaaatttcaaatcatacaaatttattcacataatttacttaatatacctgtatatttaaactttaattaaactgcatttcttccatttttctttgaatttttcacTCCATTTCCATGGCTATGCACGACTtcatcttctccaattttttccCCCTTCactattgttgttaaaatcggcCAATTTCACGCCAGAATTGAGTTAAAAAAGAAGTAGGAGAGGGGCAGTTAGAAGCTGCCACAATTTAGGCCACTGCCTTGCctaaaacgacgtcgttttgggcaaggaatGGCCAAAAATCCTCCCCCTCGTGTGCCCACCTGCGGTTTGATCCCTTGCCCAGCCCACGGACACCATCGCAAGCTCCCACCCGCGCCAACCAGCTTCCTCGACCCATATACACACTATATTAAACTTAAGGTAATTCTCTGTCGCTTCCCGAAATCACATTTCAGTGCCCATAATTCCCATTAATTACACATGCACCCGACCCTCCCTTTTCACATATTCCacttacaccccaaattttcagaaattcacccaaattattttattttaatttttctttatttccataaatactcctaagacttttaataattaattgcctctttcttttaatacaaaataatttaatatttcctttaaatccTACAACATTTAATAACcacattaattacactaattaaTGATGATTAACCATTCcctttttaaattacaaaatattttttattctcaattaaattaataattattaactattctGATTAActtaataatcattaattattctCAAATTACCAGGATGTTACACTATAcgagttaaattttatttaaaaattaaaaattaaaatacaacagtatattattatcaaataagtaattatttaaaatcttttaatttttattaacagtcaaaaatgaaaataatattttattcaccCAAATTTTTGacagttaaaaaataaaataatgcatattatttttagactaaggttatttttttaataaatttattttttaattctattttatccAAATTCTAACTtaccaaatataataataaaataaaataatcattcgGTTAGTAATAGCAACAATCATCACAGTAGAACTTATGATTCCATTTTAGTGttattcatttcaatttttctcatcgcaataatgacaaaaattgctatataaatgataaatatgATGTGATTATCACAAATCAAGATGCATGTTTGAATATGTTCAACATTGAGAATGTTGTGTTGCCCACGTCGGGTAACATAACATTTGCCTCACGCAAGTAAAATGGGAGGGGCGGCATGGACCCTATCCCCTCAAACACCTCCCCTTGAGTTTATTTGACACGAGTAGAAGAATAAATTTGTATtcaacatatatgaaaataagaaaagaataatCGATCACTTTAATTCAATAtcttaatatttcttaaaaataacttttattttataaattgtagcCTTGAGACCCTCGTTTTTTCACCTCAAACACTTCttgaacaataatttttttagtgtgTCGGGGAAAAATAAagtagaaaaaattaaaattagaaaaatatagaaaaattaaaaaatgaaatattttaaagcTTGGGATACGCACCAAGTCAAGTTTAAAATACAAGGGGCATTCCAACACACAAAACAAGGAATAATGCGTACATCAAGACaaccaaatttaataaaaatggatgtATGTAGTTTCCCTTTTAACCTAATTAGAAGATTCAAGTTGTGCAATATTATTTACCAATTGAGTTGCAATattatttaccaaaaaaattaagCCTAATAATTTTTTGGTAACATTTTATTCCTCCTCGTAACTGATGCTTTCATTCGCATCCcatctcatttctttctaatCGCTCTTCTCGCCATGGCGCTGTCTCTGGATTCTACCACACAAAAACTCAGCAAATTTTCCGGTGATAATTTTGTTTACTCTCTATGCAAAGTACTGGGTATTTCAGGATTGGCTCTCTTCTTGGTTTATCTGCTTGTTCTAAACCATTATTCCACCTGCCCGGCTTCGGATATCTTGTCGCCGTTGTACCGCATTTGGACGACGCCGGCACCCAATTCTGAGATCAGAGAAAAGTTTACCACCGCCACGAATATCAACCACCTCGTGTTTGGGCTCGTGACTTCGGTGAAAACATGGAAGCCAAGGCGGCCTTTTATTGAAGCTTGGTGGCGCCCCAACATAACCCGGGGATTTCTATTTCTAGACAAGGCTCCCACCGATGAGTTGCTTCCATGGCCGGTAACGTTGAATTATTAGCCGTTCTCTCATCTTAAACTGAAGAGGTTAAGTTGATAGATAGATAGACATACAGAGATAGAGAGTTAACttcatcatttatatatatatatatacatacatcatcatcaacaGGTAACTTCTCCTCCGTTTGTGATCTCTGATGACACGAGAAAACTCGAGGTCGAGTCGAAGCACGTGGCGCCGATCATGGTGCGGATGGTGCACGCCATTTGGGAGACGTTCAGAGAGGGCGGCGAGGGGGTGAGGTGGTACATAATGGGCTTCGATGACTCAGTCTTCATGCCTGAGAATTGGGTGCATGTTTTGTCCAAGTATGATCATACCAAATACTATTACATCGGTGGCTACTCTGAAACTTCTATTTCGAATCTGTGGTACTCGTTCGAACAGGCGTTTGGCGGTGGTGGATTCGCCTTGAGTTATCCCTTGGCAGCTGCAATGGTGAAGGATTTGGAAGGTTGCATTAGGAGATATCCCTATGTTAGATCACACGACACAATTGTACAGTATTGTGTCAATGAATTGGGAGTTTCTCTTACTGTGGAGCCAGGCGTTCATCAGGTAATTAACAAGATCTTTCGTATATGAAGATGAAGTAAATATTAAAGATTAATTGCagcgtacatatatatatatatgtatatatgcatataatgcGTTCGTTGTGGATGCAGATTGATCTTGTTGGCGACATATCAGGTTTCCTCTCAGCCCATCCACAGTCTCCTTTGCTATCTCTCCACCACCTTGATTACACAAACCCTATCTTCCCTTCCATGGACGTCTTCCAATCCACAACACACCTCATGAAAGCCGGCAACGTCGACCAGTCGCGTCTCCTGCAGCAAACCATCTGCTACGACAAGCAGAAGAAATGGTCGATTTCGGTCTCTTGGGGCTACTCGGTCCACATTTACGAGATCATTCACCCCCGCGCCATGCTGAAGAGGCCCCTCGAAACGTTTGAGCCGTGGCCGAGGAATGCCAAGCCCCCCAAGTTCATGTTCAACACCCGCTGGCCATGCGAGACCCCTAGTGTCTTCTTCTTCGGCAGCATCGAAAAAACCTCCGACAATCTAACTCTTACGACCTACGCTCGAGCGCCCTCCCCTGGTAAGCCAAATTGCCAATGGAAAGGCAACCAAACCGCGGCGCATATCACCAAAGTCCAGGTCTTCTCATCGGCAACAAAGCTCAGCGGGGTAAGCTAATTAAGTTTGTTTTCGTTCATCTATATGTATGTTGTCATTTGATCTAATTATACAAATGTTTTCATATATATGAGTAAAAACTAAGTTTTAAAACTTCCCTTTCTCTGTCTGTCTGATCAGGTTGAAAGAAGTGAATGCTGCGATATTACAAGCATGGCTGGAACAGACGTTGCAGAAGTGACACTAAGGGCATGCAAGGATGACGAGATAATTGGATAATgaaactatatacatatatatagcttCATGGGTCGGATATAAAAAGTCCGCTTAATTAATTAGTCACATAGAGAACAAATTTCTCCCTCTTTAGTGGAGCTTCTGCTTATCtcaattattgagaaatttcataagaaaataatacaaaacCACTAGAAGAAGAGGTATTATTATTCCCCCAAAAATGTATGTACACCCACGGTGCATGTTTATATTAAGGCCTGCCTACTAACTGCTATATGGTTATAACAATTTTATGCTAATAACAACTACTCAACTACATCTACTAACCACCAAGTTGGTTGGTTAGTTTTAACACACACCCTCGCAAGTTGGAGACAGTTGAGAATTAACAGTCCCAACTTGGAAATAAGACTCCAATGTTGAGCGGAGCTGAGAGGTTTAGTGGGATATCTGCAATTTGATTCGAAGAAGACACATGAACAGGTGTAATAAACCCCCGCTTGTACTGATCACATACAATATGACAATCGATGTCCAAGTGTTTAGTCCGCTCATGGAACACGGGATTTTTCGTGTTGTGAATGGCAACTTGATTATCACAATGAAGAGGAATAGGTCCAGATATTGAAATATGGAAGTCTTGTAGCAGAAAAGAAGCTCACAAACAATGGTACCCATACTTCGATACTATGCCTCTGCTGAAGAGAGCGAAACAGTAggttgtttctttgttttttagGACACTAGTGCATCCCCAAGAAAGATACAATACCCTGTAAGGGATCTACGAGTGGAAACACATGATGCCCAATCCGCGTCACAATATGCTCTAAGGGACAAAGCATTAGAAATTGGGTAGTATAGACTAGTAGAAGCTGTCCATTTTAAGTAACGA
This genomic stretch from Diospyros lotus cultivar Yz01 chromosome 1, ASM1463336v1, whole genome shotgun sequence harbors:
- the LOC127811111 gene encoding uncharacterized protein LOC127811111, which produces MGLSLNSTTQKLSKFSGDNFVYSLCKVLGISGLAFFLVYLLVLNHYSTCPASDILSPLYRIWTTPAPNSEVREKFATATNINHLVFGLVTSVKTWKPRRPFIEAWWRPNITRGFLFLDKAPTDELLPWPVTSPPFVISDDTRKLEVESKHVAPIMVRMVHAIWETFREGGEGVRWYIMGFDDSVFMPENWVHVLSKYDHTKYYYIGGYSETSISNLWYSFEQAFGGGGFALSYPLAAAMVKDLEGCIRRYPYVRSHDTIVQYCVNELGVSLTVEPGVHQIDLVGDISGFLSAHPQSPLLSLHHLDYTNPIFPSMDVFQSTTHLMKAGNVDQSRLLQQTICYDKQKKWSISVSWGYSVHIYEIIHPRAMLKRPLETFEPWPRNAKPPKFMFNTRWPCETPSVFFFGSIEKTSDNLTLTTYARAPSPGKPNCQWKGNQTAAHITKVQVFSSATKLSGVERSECCDITSMAGTDVAEVTLRACKDDEIIG